In Carya illinoinensis cultivar Pawnee chromosome 9, C.illinoinensisPawnee_v1, whole genome shotgun sequence, the following are encoded in one genomic region:
- the LOC122276374 gene encoding pyruvate dehydrogenase E1 component subunit beta-3, chloroplastic translates to MAAVFQGLGAATAFSVSNSLDSRKFLVSSRKSLSARKASFPVVRSDGSVVPRSNARVRRAEQLITNAVATKPDSSAASTTSKPGHELLLFEALREGLEEEMDRDPHVCVMGEDVGHYGGSYKVTKGLADKYGDLRVLDTPIAENSFTGMGIGAAMTGLRPIIEGMNMGFLLLAFNQISNNCGMLHYTSGGQFKIPVVIRGPGGVGRQLGAEHSQRLESYFQSIPGIQMVACSTPYNAKGLMKAAIRSENPVILFEHVLLYNLKERIPDEEYICSLEEAEMVRPGEHVTILTYSRMRYHVMQAAKTLVNKGYDPEVIDIRSLKPFDLYTIGNSVKKTHRVLIVEECMRTGGIGASLTAAITENFHDYLDAPIVCLSSQDVPTPYAGTLEEWTVVQPAQIVTAVEKLCQ, encoded by the exons ATGGCCGCCGTTTTTCAAGGATTGGGAGCCGCGACGGCTTTTTCGGTCTCCAATTCTCTCGACTCCAGGAAGTTCCTGGTCTCGTCTCGCAAATCCCTCTCAG CGAGGAAAGCAAGCTTTCCGGTTGTCAGATCTGATGGAAGTGTGGTCCCGCGCTCTAACGCGAGAGTACGCAGGGCCGAGCAGTTGATTACTAATGCAGTTGCA ACGAAGCCCGACAGTTCTGCAGCTTCTACTACTTCAAAACCTGG GCATGAACTTTTACTTTTTGAAGCCCTAAGAGAAGGCCTGGAAGAAGAAATGGACAGGGATCCCCATGTGTGTGTGATGGGTGAAGATGTGGGTCATTATGGAGGGTCATACAAGGTGACTAAAGGCCTGGCTGATAAGTATGGGGATCTCAGGGTTCTTGACACTCCTATTGCTGAAAACTCTTTTACGGGCATGGGTATTGGAGCTGCCATGACTGGTCTGAGGCCAATTATTGAGGGTATGAATATGGGATTTCTCCTTTTAGCTTTTAACCAGATCTCTAACAACTGTGGCATGCTCCACTATACATCTGGTGGCCAGTTTAAAATTCCTGTAGTTATTCGTGGACCTGGTGGAGTTGGTCGGCAACTTGGGGCTGAACATTCCCAGCGTCTTGAGTCATATTTTCAATCAATCCCTGGAATACAAATGGTGGCATGCTCAACCCCATATAATGCCAAGGGCTTGATGAAAGCTGCAATTCGAAGTGAGAACCCAGTGATACTTTTTGAGCATGTTCTGCTTTACAACCTCAAGGAAAGAATTCCAGATGAAGAATATATCTGTTCTCTTGAAGAAGCTGAGATGGTTAGGCCTGGGGAGCATGTCACAATCTTAACCTACTCCCGGATGAGGTATCATGTAATGCAGGCAGCTAAAACTTTGGTAAATAAGGGCTATGATCCTGAAGTAATTGACATTAGGTCACTGAAACCTTTCGATCTTTACACGATTGGGAATTCAGTGAAAAAGACGCATCGGGTGCTGATAGTAGAGGAGTGCATGCGGACTGGTGGGATTGGTGCTAGTTTGACAGCTGCTATTACCGAGAATTTCCACGACTATTTGGACGCCCCGATTGTATGTCTGTCTTCGCAGGACGTGCCAACCCCATATGCTGGGACATTGGAGGAATGGACCGTGGTTCAGCCAGCCCAGATAGTAACAGCAGTTGAGAAGCTGTGCCAGTAA